A single genomic interval of Rhodopseudomonas palustris harbors:
- a CDS encoding alpha-hydroxy acid oxidase → MKEITCIEDLRQIHKRRVPKMFFDYVDHGSYAEETLRANVDDLKRIKFRQRILVDISKRDLATTILGDTYAMPLILAPVGSTGMQHADGEIHACRAAQAAGIPYTLSTMSICSIEDVAANVEKPFWFQLYVMRDRGFAKALIERAIAAKCSALVLTVDLQVIGQRHQDIKNGMTVPPQLFKLKNVIDIATKPRWVKGILGTPRRNFGNIAGHLPGSKDLESVSAWVASQFDASLNWRDIDWIRSIWPGKLIIKGILDVEDAREAVKVGAEALVVSNHGGRQLDGAPSSIEVLPEIVHTVGSHIEVMFDGGIRSGQDVMRALALGAKSCMIGRAYIYGLGAYGGPGVAKAIDIIGKELSTTMGLCGVNSIHEIDEKVLAD, encoded by the coding sequence ATGAAAGAGATCACCTGCATCGAAGACCTCCGCCAGATCCACAAGCGCCGAGTGCCGAAGATGTTCTTCGACTACGTCGACCACGGCTCCTATGCCGAGGAGACGCTGCGGGCCAATGTGGATGACCTGAAGCGGATCAAGTTCCGCCAGCGCATTCTGGTCGACATCTCCAAGCGCGATCTCGCGACCACCATTCTGGGCGACACCTACGCGATGCCGCTGATCCTGGCGCCGGTCGGCTCGACCGGGATGCAGCATGCCGATGGCGAAATCCACGCCTGCCGCGCCGCGCAGGCCGCCGGCATCCCCTACACGCTGTCGACGATGTCGATCTGCTCGATCGAGGACGTCGCCGCCAATGTCGAGAAGCCGTTCTGGTTTCAGCTCTACGTGATGCGCGACCGCGGCTTCGCCAAAGCGCTGATCGAGCGCGCGATCGCCGCCAAGTGCAGCGCGCTGGTGCTCACGGTCGACCTGCAGGTGATCGGCCAGCGCCATCAGGACATCAAGAACGGCATGACGGTGCCGCCGCAGCTGTTCAAGCTGAAGAACGTCATCGACATCGCCACCAAGCCGCGCTGGGTGAAGGGCATTCTCGGCACGCCGCGGCGCAATTTCGGCAACATCGCCGGCCACCTGCCCGGCTCCAAGGATCTGGAGTCGGTGTCCGCCTGGGTGGCGTCGCAGTTCGACGCATCGCTGAACTGGCGCGACATCGACTGGATCCGCTCGATCTGGCCGGGCAAGCTGATCATCAAGGGAATCCTCGACGTCGAGGACGCGCGCGAGGCGGTGAAGGTCGGCGCCGAAGCGCTGGTGGTGTCGAACCATGGCGGACGCCAGCTCGACGGCGCGCCGTCGTCGATCGAAGTGCTGCCGGAGATCGTCCACACCGTCGGCTCGCATATCGAAGTAATGTTCGACGGCGGCATCCGCTCCGGCCAGGACGTGATGCGCGCGCTCGCGCTCGGCGCCAAGAGCTGCATGATCGGCCGCGCCTATATCTACGGCCTCGGCGCCTATGGCGGCCCGGGCGTCGCCAAGGCAATCGACATCATCGGCAAAGAGCTGTCGACCACGATGGGCCTGTGCGGCGTCAATTCGATCCACGAGATCGACGAGAAGGTGCTGGCGGACTAA
- a CDS encoding enoyl-CoA hydratase/isomerase family protein, which yields MTDTQRAPQTASSEVLYAVEDHIATITLNAPERLNTISGPMLNTLAALLTKANEDPDVRCVILTGNGRAFCAGLDLNKERGDEGLSAASSPTTLDLRNTPPTVLQAMDKPVICAVNGGAAGYGMDTALGCDIRIMAESAKLAAAFVKRGVVPESGGTWFLPRMIGWAKAAELIFTGRTLSARESLEWGLANEVVPNAELMGRAREVAKEIAGNAPLAVQAAKRMMRMGLNETFPDHVHHVYLQLLPLFKSKDMAEGIRAFLEKREPNFQGK from the coding sequence ATGACTGATACGCAACGCGCGCCGCAGACCGCTTCCAGCGAAGTGCTCTATGCGGTCGAGGATCACATCGCCACGATCACGCTGAACGCGCCGGAGCGGCTGAACACCATCTCCGGGCCGATGCTGAATACGCTGGCGGCGCTACTTACCAAGGCCAACGAAGATCCGGACGTCCGCTGCGTCATTCTCACCGGCAACGGACGCGCGTTCTGCGCCGGGCTCGACCTCAACAAGGAGCGCGGCGACGAGGGCCTCAGCGCTGCGTCCTCACCGACCACGCTCGACCTGCGCAACACCCCGCCGACCGTTCTGCAGGCAATGGACAAACCGGTGATCTGCGCCGTCAACGGCGGCGCGGCCGGCTACGGCATGGACACCGCACTCGGCTGCGACATCCGCATCATGGCGGAATCCGCCAAGCTCGCCGCAGCTTTCGTCAAACGCGGCGTGGTGCCCGAGAGCGGCGGCACCTGGTTTCTGCCGCGGATGATCGGCTGGGCCAAGGCGGCGGAGCTGATCTTCACCGGCCGCACGCTGAGCGCGCGCGAGAGCCTGGAATGGGGCCTCGCCAACGAAGTGGTGCCCAATGCTGAGCTGATGGGGCGCGCCCGCGAGGTGGCCAAAGAGATCGCCGGCAATGCACCGCTGGCGGTGCAGGCGGCGAAGCGGATGATGCGGATGGGCCTCAACGAGACCTTCCCGGATCACGTCCATCACGTGTACTTGCAGCTGCTGCCGCTGTTCAAATCCAAGGACATGGCCGAAGGCATCCGCGCCTTCCTGGAAAAGCGCGAGCCGAACTTCCAAGGCAAGTAA
- a CDS encoding response regulator — MTDHPESSAAAAAGSAELKPRLLVIDDDQVHRTIICKIAVRAGFEPVEAGSLDEVVELTTYNDFEGVTLDLSLGEQAGTEVLRHFADRDFRAPVIILSGAKSEIARKAHDFGESLDLTMLEAVSKPVDLTELREQLSIIARTWRIMHHAA; from the coding sequence ATGACCGACCATCCCGAGAGCTCTGCCGCGGCCGCGGCGGGCTCAGCAGAGTTGAAGCCCCGCCTCCTGGTGATCGACGACGACCAGGTGCACCGCACGATCATCTGCAAGATCGCGGTACGCGCCGGATTCGAACCGGTCGAAGCCGGCTCGCTCGACGAGGTCGTCGAGCTGACCACCTACAACGATTTCGAAGGCGTCACGCTGGATCTGTCGCTCGGCGAACAGGCCGGCACCGAGGTGCTGCGTCATTTTGCCGATCGCGACTTCCGGGCGCCGGTCATTATCCTCAGCGGCGCCAAGAGCGAGATCGCGCGCAAGGCGCATGACTTCGGCGAATCGCTCGATCTCACCATGCTGGAAGCGGTGTCGAAGCCGGTCGATCTGACCGAACTGCGCGAGCAGCTTTCGATCATCGCACGGACGTGGCGGATCATGCACCACGCCGCGTAG
- a CDS encoding shikimate dehydrogenase, with amino-acid sequence MAATKRAACLIGWPAAHSRSPLIHHYWLRQLGIEGGYSIEAVPPEGFAEFVLHLKSHGYVGANVTIPHKERALQLTEPDERARAVGAANTLYYDGDLLRSTNTDIEGFIGNLDASAPGWDRSAHALVLGAGGSSRAVVFGLLERGVQRIALANRSIERAQALRDLFGERVVPIAWSDIPAALPGAGLLVNTTSLGMKGQPPLQIDLSALPADAVVSDLVYVPLETDLLAAAKARGLRTADGLGMLLHQAVRGFDLWFGARPHVTPELRALVEADLVPK; translated from the coding sequence ATGGCTGCGACTAAGCGCGCCGCGTGTTTGATCGGCTGGCCGGCGGCGCATTCGCGCTCGCCGCTGATCCATCACTATTGGCTGCGCCAGCTCGGCATCGAGGGCGGTTATTCGATCGAAGCCGTACCGCCGGAAGGCTTTGCCGAATTCGTGCTGCACCTGAAGTCGCACGGCTATGTCGGCGCCAACGTCACCATCCCGCATAAGGAACGCGCGCTGCAGCTCACCGAGCCGGACGAGCGCGCCCGTGCTGTCGGCGCCGCCAACACGCTGTACTACGATGGCGATCTGCTGCGCTCGACCAACACCGACATCGAAGGCTTCATCGGCAATCTCGACGCCTCGGCACCGGGCTGGGACCGCTCCGCGCATGCGCTGGTGCTCGGCGCCGGCGGCTCGTCGCGGGCGGTGGTGTTCGGCCTGCTGGAGCGCGGCGTGCAGCGGATCGCACTTGCCAACCGTTCGATCGAGAGGGCGCAGGCGCTGCGCGATCTGTTCGGCGAACGCGTGGTACCGATCGCCTGGAGCGACATCCCGGCCGCGCTGCCGGGCGCGGGCCTGTTGGTCAACACCACCTCGCTCGGCATGAAGGGACAGCCTCCGCTTCAGATCGACCTGTCGGCGCTGCCGGCGGACGCGGTGGTTTCGGACCTCGTCTATGTGCCGCTGGAGACCGATCTGCTCGCCGCCGCCAAGGCGCGCGGCCTGCGCACCGCGGACGGTCTCGGCATGCTGCTGCACCAGGCGGTGCGCGGTTTCGATCTGTGGTTCGGGGCGCGGCCGCACGTCACCCCGGAGCTGCGGGCTCTGGTCGAGGCTGATCTGGTCCCGAAGTAA
- a CDS encoding SulP family inorganic anion transporter, with the protein MDTSRRLVAATKPSFRELFTPKLITVLREGYGLGDFRADMIAGLTVAIVALPLSTAIAIASGVTPDRGLYAAVVGGFLVSLLGGSRFQIGGPAGAFIVLVMLSVQRHGIDGVLLATFLAGIMLVIAGFLQIGTYVKFIPYPVTVGFTAGIAVIIFASQLKDLLGIDLAHEPGPFIPKLEALAQALPTMNVYALGIAVAAIVLIVGLKKLRPNWPGLLIAVAVTAALVWGFSLPVATIGTKFGGIPESFPLPSWPVFSVSKVIEVLPDAIAFALLGAIESLLSAVVADGMTGRRHRSNCELVAQGFANMGSALFGGICVTGAIARTATNIRTGARSPIAGMLHSVFLLVFMLVAAPLASYIPLATLAAVLAIVAWNMAEKHEFATLVRSSRGDAVVVLATFLLTVFRDLTEGIVVGFALGAVLFIHRMSEVTGVEAYSGLAQEDRADESGKRRGTAADLSLVTDPDVVVYRITGAFFFGAAATVSSVLNNIADRHKVFVVDFAAVPLLDSTAANAIYRVALSAQRKRIKLIITGASPTVRRALLTHGVKPPLAHYRADIASAVDEIKGKTPAPQEATAPQPASA; encoded by the coding sequence ATGGACACCTCCCGGCGACTTGTGGCTGCGACCAAACCGAGCTTCCGCGAGCTGTTTACCCCAAAGCTGATCACGGTATTGCGCGAGGGCTACGGCCTCGGCGATTTCCGCGCCGACATGATCGCCGGCCTCACCGTCGCGATCGTGGCATTGCCGCTCTCGACCGCGATCGCGATCGCCTCCGGCGTCACGCCGGATCGCGGCCTCTACGCCGCGGTGGTCGGCGGATTTCTGGTGTCGCTGCTCGGCGGCTCGCGGTTTCAGATCGGCGGTCCAGCCGGCGCCTTCATCGTGCTGGTGATGCTCAGTGTGCAGCGTCACGGCATCGACGGCGTGCTGCTCGCGACCTTCCTGGCCGGCATCATGCTGGTGATCGCCGGCTTCCTGCAGATCGGCACCTACGTCAAATTCATTCCCTATCCGGTCACGGTCGGCTTCACCGCCGGCATCGCGGTGATCATCTTCGCCAGCCAGCTCAAGGATCTGCTCGGCATCGATCTGGCGCACGAGCCGGGGCCGTTCATTCCCAAGCTCGAGGCGTTGGCGCAGGCGCTGCCGACCATGAACGTCTATGCGCTCGGCATCGCCGTCGCCGCGATCGTGCTGATCGTGGGCTTGAAGAAATTGCGGCCGAACTGGCCGGGGCTGCTGATCGCAGTCGCCGTCACCGCGGCATTGGTTTGGGGCTTCTCTCTGCCGGTCGCGACCATCGGCACCAAGTTCGGCGGCATTCCGGAGAGTTTTCCGCTGCCGTCCTGGCCGGTGTTCTCGGTCTCCAAAGTGATCGAGGTGCTGCCGGACGCGATCGCGTTCGCGCTGCTCGGCGCCATCGAGTCACTGCTCTCTGCGGTGGTCGCCGATGGCATGACCGGGCGGCGGCATCGCTCGAACTGCGAGCTGGTGGCGCAGGGCTTCGCCAATATGGGCTCGGCGCTGTTCGGCGGCATCTGCGTCACCGGTGCGATCGCCCGTACCGCGACCAACATCCGCACCGGCGCGCGCTCGCCGATCGCCGGTATGCTGCACTCGGTGTTCCTCCTGGTGTTCATGCTGGTGGCGGCGCCGCTGGCGAGCTACATCCCGCTCGCCACGCTCGCCGCGGTGCTGGCGATCGTCGCCTGGAACATGGCCGAGAAGCACGAATTCGCCACGCTGGTTCGCTCCTCGCGCGGCGACGCGGTGGTGGTGCTAGCGACCTTCCTGCTCACCGTGTTCCGCGATCTCACCGAAGGCATCGTGGTCGGCTTCGCGCTCGGCGCGGTGCTGTTCATCCATCGCATGTCCGAAGTCACTGGCGTCGAGGCCTATTCCGGGCTGGCGCAAGAAGACCGCGCCGACGAAAGCGGCAAGCGGCGCGGCACTGCCGCCGACCTGTCGCTGGTCACCGATCCGGACGTGGTGGTGTATCGCATCACCGGCGCGTTCTTCTTCGGCGCCGCCGCGACGGTCTCTTCGGTGCTGAACAACATCGCCGACCGCCACAAGGTGTTCGTGGTCGATTTCGCCGCGGTGCCTCTGCTGGATTCCACCGCCGCGAATGCGATCTACCGCGTTGCGCTGTCGGCGCAGCGCAAGCGGATCAAGCTGATCATCACCGGCGCCTCGCCGACGGTGCGGCGTGCGCTGCTCACCCACGGTGTCAAGCCGCCGCTGGCGCACTACCGCGCCGACATTGCGAGTGCGGTCGACGAGATCAAGGGCAAGACTCCTGCGCCCCAGGAGGCGACCGCGCCGCAGCCCGCCTCGGCGTGA
- a CDS encoding helix-turn-helix domain-containing protein, with protein sequence MMTAAQLRAARALLGIDQRTLAELSGVSLPTIQRMEASEGNVRGVVESLTKVIEALDRCGVTLIGDNSRSEGGGRGVRFKEPAPPRNEA encoded by the coding sequence ATGATGACCGCAGCCCAATTGCGCGCCGCGCGCGCGCTGCTTGGCATCGACCAGCGCACGCTGGCCGAACTGTCAGGCGTGTCGCTGCCGACCATCCAGCGGATGGAGGCGAGCGAAGGCAACGTCCGCGGTGTGGTGGAATCCCTCACCAAGGTGATCGAGGCCCTCGACCGCTGCGGCGTGACTCTGATCGGAGACAATTCCCGCAGCGAAGGCGGCGGCCGCGGCGTCCGGTTCAAAGAGCCGGCGCCGCCGCGCAACGAGGCCTAA
- a CDS encoding elongation factor G has product MGQDVRSPRGPRCIALVGPFQSGKTTLLEAILARTGAIPRAGSVDAGTSHGDSSPEARQHKMGLSLTAVTTQFMGESYTFLDCPGSVEFAHDMRAALPAVDAAVVVCEADERKLPQLQLILRELEDLGIPRFLFLNKIDRANKRIREVLDSLQPASRIPLVLRQIPIWNGDLIAGYVDLALERAFVYREHKPSEVIDLEGGNLDREKEARFSMLEKLADHDDALMEQLLDDIQPPRDAVFDDLARELREGVICPVLLGSALRENGVLRLLKALRHEAPDVTETAARLGVTAGKDAIGYVFKTQHLQHGGKLSLARLFAGTLADGDNVQSSSGEASRVSGMQAVGGGHDSKRSSATAGDVVALGKLDTIKTGDTFGNGKTAPASLVEVTAAPPVLAMALAAADRKDDVKLGQALQRLNEEDPSLTIVHDPQSHEMVLWGQGEMHLRVALERLHDRYGVTVKSHAPGIGYRETIRKPVTQRGRHKKQSGGHGQFGDVVLDIKPLARGEGFAFAETVVGGAVPRNYMGAVEEGVIDALRAGPLGFPVVDVHVTLTDGSYHSVDSSDQAFRTAARIGITEALPQCQPVLLEPIHTVEIVCPTEATAKVNAILSGRRGQILGFDTRDGWPGWDMVRATMPEAEIGDLIVELRSATAGAGSFTRSFDHMAEVSGRTADQIVAAHRQAAA; this is encoded by the coding sequence ATGGGACAAGACGTCAGAAGTCCCCGTGGTCCCCGGTGCATCGCACTGGTGGGCCCATTCCAAAGCGGAAAAACCACACTACTTGAAGCGATCCTGGCACGAACCGGCGCCATCCCGCGGGCCGGCTCGGTCGATGCGGGCACCTCGCACGGCGACTCCAGCCCCGAGGCACGCCAGCACAAAATGGGCCTCAGCCTGACGGCCGTCACCACCCAATTCATGGGTGAGAGCTACACCTTCCTCGATTGTCCCGGCTCCGTCGAATTCGCGCACGACATGCGCGCGGCGCTTCCCGCCGTCGACGCCGCCGTGGTGGTGTGTGAAGCCGACGAGCGCAAGCTGCCGCAGTTGCAGCTCATCCTGCGCGAACTCGAAGATCTCGGCATTCCCAGATTTTTGTTCCTGAACAAGATCGATCGCGCCAACAAACGCATTCGCGAAGTGCTCGACAGTCTGCAGCCGGCCTCGCGTATCCCGCTGGTGCTCCGCCAGATTCCGATCTGGAACGGCGACCTGATCGCCGGCTATGTCGATCTCGCGCTGGAGCGCGCCTTCGTCTATCGGGAGCACAAACCTTCCGAAGTGATCGACCTCGAAGGCGGCAATCTCGACCGTGAGAAGGAAGCGCGGTTCTCGATGCTTGAGAAGCTCGCCGATCACGACGACGCGCTGATGGAGCAATTGCTCGACGACATCCAGCCGCCGCGCGATGCGGTGTTCGACGATCTCGCCCGCGAGCTGCGCGAAGGCGTGATCTGTCCGGTGCTGCTCGGCTCGGCGCTGCGCGAGAACGGCGTGCTGCGTCTTCTCAAGGCGCTGCGTCACGAAGCGCCCGACGTCACCGAAACCGCGGCACGCCTCGGCGTCACCGCCGGCAAGGATGCGATCGGTTACGTCTTCAAGACTCAGCATCTGCAGCACGGCGGCAAGCTGTCGCTGGCCCGGCTATTCGCCGGCACGCTCGCGGACGGCGACAACGTGCAGTCATCGTCCGGTGAGGCTTCGCGTGTCTCCGGCATGCAGGCCGTTGGCGGCGGGCACGACAGCAAGCGCTCGTCGGCTACGGCCGGCGATGTCGTCGCACTCGGCAAGCTCGACACGATCAAGACCGGCGACACTTTCGGCAACGGCAAGACCGCGCCGGCCTCGCTGGTCGAAGTCACCGCCGCACCGCCGGTGCTGGCGATGGCGCTCGCCGCCGCCGATCGCAAGGACGACGTCAAGCTCGGCCAGGCGCTGCAGCGGTTGAACGAGGAAGATCCCTCGCTCACCATCGTGCACGATCCGCAGAGCCACGAGATGGTGCTGTGGGGGCAGGGCGAGATGCATCTGCGCGTCGCGCTGGAGCGGCTGCACGATCGCTACGGCGTCACCGTGAAGTCGCACGCGCCGGGGATCGGCTATCGCGAGACCATCCGCAAGCCGGTGACCCAGCGTGGCCGGCACAAGAAGCAGTCCGGCGGCCACGGCCAATTCGGCGATGTGGTGCTCGACATCAAGCCGCTGGCGCGCGGCGAGGGCTTCGCCTTTGCCGAGACGGTGGTCGGCGGCGCGGTGCCGCGCAACTACATGGGCGCGGTGGAGGAGGGTGTGATCGACGCCCTGAGGGCCGGGCCGCTCGGCTTCCCGGTGGTCGACGTCCATGTCACCCTGACCGACGGCTCGTATCACAGCGTCGACTCCTCGGATCAGGCGTTCCGCACCGCGGCGCGGATCGGCATCACCGAGGCACTGCCGCAGTGCCAGCCGGTGCTGCTGGAGCCGATCCACACCGTCGAGATCGTCTGCCCGACCGAGGCGACAGCCAAGGTCAATGCCATCCTGTCCGGGCGGCGCGGCCAGATCCTCGGCTTCGACACTCGTGACGGCTGGCCGGGCTGGGACATGGTGCGCGCCACCATGCCGGAGGCCGAGATCGGCGACCTGATCGTCGAGCTGCGTTCGGCCACCGCCGGCGCAGGCAGCTTCACCCGCAGCTTCGACCACATGGCCGAGGTCTCCGGGCGAACCGCCGACCAGATCGTTGCGGCCCATCGCCAGGCGGCGGCCTGA
- a CDS encoding DUF992 domain-containing protein: MRRLSLLAGLAAAALITTAADAQQGRVRVGMLECRGGASMGFIVGSVTNLGCVLRTEGRPDTPYVATIRKVGLDIGITPETALGWAVFAPVERFGPGDLAGNYAGAQGSASVGVGLGANVLLGGSANSIALQPVSLQGQTGVNVAVGLQELELRPGR, encoded by the coding sequence ATGCGCCGCCTCTCGCTTCTCGCCGGCCTCGCCGCCGCCGCGCTGATAACAACCGCCGCCGATGCTCAACAGGGCCGGGTGCGCGTCGGCATGCTCGAATGCCGCGGCGGTGCCAGCATGGGCTTCATCGTCGGTTCGGTGACCAATCTCGGCTGCGTACTGCGCACCGAAGGCCGCCCGGACACGCCCTATGTCGCCACCATCCGCAAGGTCGGTCTTGATATTGGTATCACCCCGGAAACCGCGCTCGGCTGGGCGGTGTTCGCGCCGGTCGAACGCTTCGGCCCCGGCGACCTCGCTGGTAACTACGCAGGTGCACAAGGGTCGGCTTCGGTCGGCGTCGGTCTCGGCGCCAACGTGCTGCTCGGCGGCTCGGCGAATTCGATCGCGCTGCAGCCGGTCAGCCTGCAGGGCCAGACCGGTGTCAACGTTGCGGTCGGACTGCAGGAACTCGAGCTGCGTCCGGGCCGCTAA
- a CDS encoding DUF992 domain-containing protein — protein MFTLRQFGIAAVALIASVASASAQQRVQVGVIECAGGPNVGYVVGSTTQLECLFRTDGRRPEPYIAHVQRIGVDLGFTQNTGLAWAVYAPTQRVGRGDLGGSYGGVGANASFVFGVGGNLLIGGSNNAFALQPLSLQGQTGLNATAGIVDVQLLPAPIAKKHYRKHRRHHH, from the coding sequence ATGTTTACCCTGAGACAGTTCGGCATCGCTGCGGTCGCGTTGATCGCCTCGGTTGCGAGCGCGAGCGCGCAACAGCGCGTGCAGGTCGGCGTGATCGAATGCGCCGGCGGTCCGAACGTCGGCTACGTGGTCGGCTCGACCACCCAGCTCGAGTGCCTGTTCCGGACCGACGGCCGTCGTCCCGAGCCGTACATCGCGCACGTGCAGCGCATCGGCGTCGACCTCGGCTTCACCCAGAACACCGGCCTCGCCTGGGCCGTGTACGCTCCGACTCAGCGCGTCGGTCGCGGTGACCTCGGCGGCAGCTACGGTGGCGTCGGCGCCAACGCGTCGTTCGTTTTCGGCGTCGGCGGCAACCTGCTGATCGGCGGTTCGAACAACGCCTTCGCGCTGCAGCCGCTCAGCCTGCAGGGCCAGACCGGTCTGAACGCGACCGCCGGCATCGTCGACGTGCAGTTGCTGCCGGCCCCGATCGCCAAGAAGCACTATCGCAAGCATCGCCGTCATCATCACTAA
- a CDS encoding pyridoxal phosphate-dependent aminotransferase, whose product MPFLATALDRVKPSATIAVTDKARELKAAGRNVIGLGSGEPDFDTPANIKLAAIHAVEAGKTKYTAVDGIPELKQAIIDKFKRENGLTYKPNQIIVGTGGKQVLYNALMATINPGDEVIIPAPYWVSYPEMVALAGGESVPVVCTAEFGFKLQPAALEAAITPKTKWIILNSPSNPTGAAYSRAELKALTDVLVKHPHVWVMTDDMYEHLVYDDFEFTTPAQIEPKLFDRTLTVNGVSKSYCMTGWRIGYAGGPAELIKAMSTIQSQSTSNPCSIAQWAAVEALNGPQDFIDAHNKVFKERRDLVVSMLNQATGIDCPRPEGAFYVYPSCAGTIGKTAPSGKKIETDQDFVTELLEAEGVAVVQGSAFGLGPAFRISYATKTSDLEDACKRIQRFCGNLR is encoded by the coding sequence ATGCCGTTCCTCGCCACCGCGCTCGATCGTGTGAAGCCGTCCGCGACCATCGCGGTCACGGACAAAGCGCGTGAGCTGAAAGCGGCCGGGCGCAACGTCATCGGCTTGGGCTCCGGCGAGCCGGACTTCGATACTCCCGCCAACATCAAGCTGGCGGCGATCCATGCGGTCGAGGCCGGCAAGACCAAGTACACCGCGGTCGACGGCATTCCGGAGCTGAAGCAGGCCATCATCGACAAGTTCAAGCGCGAGAACGGCCTGACCTACAAGCCGAACCAGATCATCGTCGGTACCGGCGGCAAGCAGGTGCTGTACAACGCCCTGATGGCGACCATCAATCCGGGCGACGAGGTGATCATCCCGGCGCCGTATTGGGTCAGCTATCCGGAGATGGTCGCGCTCGCCGGCGGCGAAAGCGTGCCGGTGGTGTGCACCGCCGAGTTCGGCTTCAAGCTGCAGCCTGCGGCACTGGAAGCGGCGATCACGCCGAAGACCAAGTGGATCATTCTCAACTCGCCGTCGAACCCGACCGGCGCGGCCTACAGCCGTGCCGAGCTGAAGGCGCTCACCGACGTGCTGGTCAAGCACCCGCATGTCTGGGTGATGACCGACGACATGTACGAGCACCTCGTCTATGACGACTTCGAGTTCACCACCCCGGCGCAGATCGAGCCGAAGCTGTTCGATCGCACCCTCACGGTGAACGGCGTGTCGAAGTCGTATTGCATGACCGGCTGGCGGATCGGTTATGCCGGCGGCCCGGCCGAGCTGATCAAGGCGATGTCGACGATCCAGTCGCAGTCGACCTCGAACCCGTGCTCGATCGCCCAGTGGGCCGCCGTCGAGGCGCTCAACGGTCCGCAGGACTTCATCGACGCCCACAACAAGGTGTTCAAGGAGCGCCGCGACCTGGTGGTGTCGATGCTGAACCAGGCAACCGGCATCGATTGCCCGCGTCCGGAGGGTGCGTTCTACGTCTATCCGTCGTGTGCCGGCACCATCGGCAAGACCGCGCCGTCGGGCAAAAAGATCGAAACCGACCAGGACTTCGTCACCGAGCTTCTGGAAGCGGAAGGCGTGGCGGTGGTGCAGGGTTCGGCGTTCGGCCTTGGCCCGGCATTCCGCATCTCCTACGCCACCAAGACCTCGGATCTCGAGGACGCCTGCAAGCGCATCCAGCGGTTCTGTGGAAATTTGCGGTAA